The nucleotide sequence AGCCAAAAAGACCCCCCAGGAGGGGAACAGTGCTTGACACTGGGATTCAGACAGACCCTGATATTGGGACTAAGGCCAGTAACTGGAAAGATTCCCAGAAAAGGGCCAAGGAAAATGGTGGTTTGGAGAAGGAGGAAAATTGTCTGAGGTACAAAGTAAGAggaattcaataattcaataaaattaaaaggacgattttaattatgtgaaatttgaaaggttttgcacaaataaatccAAAGTAgtgagaattagaaaggaaataagtaaCTGGATGAGGGGACTTTCAACAAATTTCTCTAGTAAAGGTCTTATTTCCAAGATTTATAAGAAGCTGATTCAAAATGGATAATAATAAGATCCATTTGTCAGttttggtcaaaagatataaatggccagttttcaaaggaagaaatccaagctatcaacaatcatagAAAAACTACTCCAAAtccttaataattagagaaatgaaaattaaaagaattttgaggttccatctcacactcatcagactggaaaagatgacaatgaggaaaatgaaaactaTTGGAAGGACTATGTACTTTTGGTGTAACAAtaaattggttcaaccattctagaaaacaatttgatacTATGCCAAAAGGTTACCAAAttgtacataccttttgatccatcTTTACCACTGTTGttgtctttcagtcatgtccaattcttcataatctcatttgggggcttcttggcagagatactagagtggtttgccatttccttctccagtttgttttacaggtgaagaaactgaggcaaacaaggttaaaagacttgttcagggccacatagctagtaaatgtctggggacaaatttgaactctggaagatgagtcttcctgactccaggcctggcactctatctactgagccatctagctacacTAGCTATACCATTTCTAGACCTAAAACCTCccataaaaattcaaagaaagaagaaatggatctATATGTACACAAAGACACATAACAGTTCTTTTAATGGTAGTCAAAAATTGGTTGCTAAAGGAGTATGCTCCTATTGAGGAAAGGTTAAATacattgtgatatatgaataaaatgaaatattatcatgctaagagaaattatgaaatggaCTATTTAAGAGGAAACTGGGAAGCCATCTATGATCAGAGCAAAGGGAGCAGATctagaacaatttacacaataacaTCATAGAGAAAATAACACTGAAAActtttagaactgaaaaaaaacaatgttaaatCACATTTCTAAAAGAATAATGATGATATACACCACTCACCTCCTGAAAGGGAAGTAATAAGCACATAATacagaaaaaggaatacattctCAATTACAACTAATGTGGAAATTCATTTAACTGGACTATGTTAGATGTATATTGAGGGATTTGTTTTAtggctttgtttcttttttaatctacATAGTAGGAGAGAAGGTAAGTTTGTCAGAGGAATAAAGGAGGAATATAGGACAATAGCTAGAGAAGACAAGAGGAtcaagagaaagatttttttttaagataggagACATTTGAGCATGTTTGTAGGGAGTTGGAATAGAACCAATGGATAAAAACAGGTTGAAAATTATATAAAGAGGATGACAAAAGGGCCAAGTTTCTGGAGGAGACAGCAGGGAATAACTAGAATGGTCAACGTTGGCAATAAGGACTATCTTTTTCtctgagaataaataaaaaagagaatgggGAATAATTTTGAGAACTGAGGTGTAGAAGTGGAATAGATACCTCGTGATGTGTGCCCCCAATTTTCTTGTTAAGTATGAGGCAAGGTCCTCtacaaagagggaagaaagaggagaagtttggaatAATCACTGTGGGAAGGGTAATCAATCAAGGAAGTGTAAAAGGACTGGCACCTAGCAATAAGAGTCCAATTAAGCTTAGATAAGATAAATTCATATTGAGCCCAGTCAGCACTTTTTGTGCCTTTCCCTGGCATTTTTCAGAAGCTTATGAATAGCAGCAGAGAAGGATAATGGTGAAGGTAATCTACAGGGGTATAGAAAAGGATGAGCTATGATAGGACAAATGGGGAAAAGATTCAATGATAGAAACCATTGTAAAGTTGAACTAGTTAATTATAGCATCAAGACttcacagagagaaagaggaagtcagaggaaaaaatgatctgggaaagcagaagggaaaaagagtaataaataaaagacttgagaaagaagagatgaagaaagaacaaAGGTTTTGGGTCAGATAGAAGAATTTCAGAACTCTGGATCATGAAGATAATGAGGCCTATCAAAACCTACTTCACTCCAACCTTACTCCCTGACATATGTTTATCCAGTGACAGTCATCCTGACAGTTCCAAAAAGAAAACATGCCATCTCTTAGCTCTGTGGGCATTTTTTCTGACTATCCCCCATATCTAGAATGATATCCCTCTTCCActccaactactgacctccctggcttcctgcATGTTCTACCTGAAATCCCATattttactggaagccttccccatcccctcttaattctagtgccttcccttagttatttcctatttatactatatatagattgtgccatatatatttgtttgcatgttttctcctccattagattataagttccttgagagcagagattgtctattgcctatttttatatttctagcacttagtacctagcacatagtaggtgcttaataaatgttgattgattgattgattaatgataGAATTCTATTCTCTATTAGTTCTCTCCACCCTTCTTGCCCTCTCCTTGGAGCTGAAAAAGACACAGACATCAACTAgtccaacactttttttttatagataaggaaatttgtTGAAAGTCCCCCCACCCAGttacttatttcctttctaattctcacTACTTtggatttgtttgtgcaaaacctttcaAATTTCACATAATTAAAATTGGAACAAAGGAATAACTAAGGAAAAAACCacaaataaaacaactttgaaagtttcatgttaaatttattttatatttaaaacaaaaacacctgTATAAAATAGAAATCTACAGTTTCATTTATTCTTGTGCTCTACTACTCTTTTTATTTGGTGtctgttaagttcagaataaaaaacatttttaagaattcaaaattctttCCACATTATCAGGTTTGCAGCTATTTCATAGGGTGTTCTATGCTGTGAAGACAATGACCAACAGATAAGAGCCTATTTTCCATCAAATCCTGATGTTGTATATAAACATTGAATGCATAATTTAAAATGAGCTATAAAGGATTGTAATTAAAATGTCTATATACTTTCCTCTTCTGGCACACCTTGAGAACTGGCTGCATGGAGATAATAACCCATTTATAGACATCATTTCCAGGACTGATTTTTCCTTACCTTATATTTCTCTACCTACTAGTCCTTGTGGAAGAATTAAAATACTCCTCACTCCCTACTGCCACTTCCAGATCCTCCTACTACCACCATTACTCAGCAACTTCTCCCTTCCAAATTCATCCCATGTAAATTTTTCACCCAATCCTGAACCTAGTGGCATTTGTATATTGTCCTGAGgacattcttcttcctttctcaaggagAAAGACATTCCAGTCTCCCTTTCTACCCTAACTCCTGCTTTCATGCCCCAAAACAGTTaaaattttcttatatattatcCCCCTCCATGAATTCAATTATCCAGTAATATTGACCTGTTTTTTTCCTCACACATAACACTCTTCCCATAATCATGTCTTTGCATTAACTGGACCTCATGCCTAGAAGAGTCTCTTTCACCTCTGTCTCTTAGACTTGCcgggcttccttcaagatttcaagtgattttttttgcatgaagcctttctcatttcttatatgtatatgtgtacatgttatcTCCCACCTTGGaatagaagctctttgagggaagaaaCTCTATTTGATTTGCTTTGTGTCTCCAGAACTTAACATAGTGCTAAGTCCATTCAgtcattcaatgaacatttattaacatGTTAATGATTAAACATTGGCCAGTGACAAGGTGTGGGGGAGggacatctaggtagctcagtggacagaaagtcacacctagagatgggaagtcctgagttcaaatctgacctcagatactccctaactgtgtgaccctaggtaagtctcAACCCCAAATGCCAAGCCCTtaactttcttctgccttggaatcaaaatacagtataaattctaagacaaaagtaagtgtttaaaaaaattgacaagTGGAAAATgtgttggatttgaagtcaaaggaacTGACCTTGctcttactacttgtgtgacctcaaataaatcacttaaccattctgggcctcagtttttcatctataaaatgagggagttgtgcCAAATACTTCCTGAGCGTCTCTCCAGATTTAGATCTATGATCATTCAAAAGAATGACCTCAGCATTTGTACCCGTTTTGGGAAGTTGGTAGTGAATGTAAGTCCTATCTCCAAATATTACCAATTACTATAATTATCCCAGACTCAAAGGACTTAAAgggagaaggaaccttaaaggtcatctaaatccaacctctttattttacagttgaggaaacggaggtccagaaaaattaaatgaccaaCCCAGGTTAGCAAAAAAAAAGGTGAGATTAGAACCTTTTCCTTCTAAGCTAATGCTTTTTTCTATCACGCCACACTTTTTTCTAAAGTCTCCTTCTTGCCACCCATTCTtagtaatgaataaaaaaaaaatttcctcctcCTTTATGCATGGAGCCTTCCTCCACCCCTAACTCCAAACTTCcttttccttgtattttattATGTCCTTGAAGATATGGCCTTTCTCACTTCTCACTACTCCTTCCAGTCCCTTCATGTATATGCTTTTGTGAAGACTTGGTGCTGTCTGAGCTGTTTCATGGAGTTCTTCACCTCCTCATTTCTCAAAGTGTAGATGAGGGGATTCAGCAAAGGGGTGATGACCGTGTAGAACACAGCCACTACCTTGTCAATGGAGAAACTAGTATCTGGCCGGGTGTAGATGAAGATACAGGGTCCAAATAAGAGGACCACCACCGTGAAGTGAGCCGTGCAGGTGGAGAGCGCCTTGCGGCGTCCTTCAGCCGACTGCTTCCGGAGAGACACCAGGATGACCGTGTAGGAAGTCACCAGTGCCAGAAAGGAAACGGTGGAGATGGTTCCACTGTTAGAAACAATGAGCACTCCCGTGAGGTATGTGTCTGCACATGCCAGCTTTATGACGGACGGCACATCACAAAAGTAGCTATCGATGATGTTGGGACCACAGTAGGGCAAGCGGGTGGTCAGAAATGTTTGCACCAGGGAGTGAATGGTGCCTCCCAGCCAGAGAGCAAAAACGAGCTGCACACACACCTTCATGTTCATCACGGTGGAATAGTGTAAAGGGGTGCAGATGGCCACATAACGGTCATAGGCCATGATGGTCAGCAGAAAGATCTCGGCACAGGCAAAGAGGTGTAGAAAGAAGAGCTGTGCAATGCATGCATCAAAAGAGGTGACCTTTCTTTCCAAGAGGAAGCCCTCTAGCATCTTGGGGACTGTGACAGATGAGAGGCAAATGTCAATGAAGGACAAGTTGCTGAGGAAGAAGTACATGGGAGTGTGGAGACGTGGGGTGAACATGATGGTGACCACTATGAGAAGGTTCCCGAACAAAGTCAGCATGTAGGTGGCCGAGAATGTCACCAAGAATGACATCTCTAACATCGAGTTATCGGTGAGTCCGGTGAAAACAAATTCAGTCACTCTGGTTTGGTTGAAACCTTCCATTCGGTGAGCCTTTCAAGAGTCCTTGGAAGACAAAGAGAAGTAATTAATGACATTTGCCCACTATGGCTAACTTTCAAAATAAAACTGACTCTGAGATTTCAATGGTATTGATAAATGTCACTGGATTCCTTCCATCAATACATCTTACTAAAAGTTCTACAAATTATAGTCTGAGAGAATTGCCTGGGGCAGCGAGAGGTCAAATTggcttctgtcttggagttgttactaaaatagaaagtaagagttttgggGGTGGGTTGAGTTCTTGTGACTTTTAAAGCATCTGGGAATGAAGTTGATGTTAGCATCCTGTAGGACCGGACACTAAATCCTATTGTCTCCAAAGTCAGCTCTCTAATCATTATGTCAAATGTAATGAGATAATCTAGAAGGTATTTCTCTTAATAGAAATGTTGTTTTTAACTCTTGTAATGGTCAGAATTTAACATTATCACAGCTAGAGTGGAAGTAGTAAATTACTCAGAAACCCATGAAAAGGAATTCAGATACTAAAGATTGACAAAATGCTTTATACTTTTTAGAGATGCTATTATATACACTATTCTTCCTATCCTAGTAGCCTGTCATGGAAGAAATTGTGACCAGAGATGGGATGACAAATAGACCCTACTTTAGGGAATACTGGTAGGCTTTCCTATTACACACAATGTGGGAGGATGTTCAGGGTTTTAGAGACTATTTTGCTGCCATCATCTCTCTATGGCAATGACcctagtagaaagaacactagcaCAGAAATCAAAAGACCTCTGTTCctaacttgctatgtgaccttgggcaaggcgaTTTCTctcttaagtttcttcatctgtaaactgaaggTGTTGGACCATATTGTTTTTGACGTCTCTTCTATCATGAACATTCTATTCTAAATTTTTATAGAAatgagagaaattttaaaaattaaattaaaaaaattaaaaattaaaataaataaatgaatgaaattttaagttaaaaaaaaacaa is from Gracilinanus agilis isolate LMUSP501 chromosome 2, AgileGrace, whole genome shotgun sequence and encodes:
- the LOC123236037 gene encoding olfactory receptor 1509, which produces MEGFNQTRVTEFVFTGLTDNSMLEMSFLVTFSATYMLTLFGNLLIVVTIMFTPRLHTPMYFFLSNLSFIDICLSSVTVPKMLEGFLLERKVTSFDACIAQLFFLHLFACAEIFLLTIMAYDRYVAICTPLHYSTVMNMKVCVQLVFALWLGGTIHSLVQTFLTTRLPYCGPNIIDSYFCDVPSVIKLACADTYLTGVLIVSNSGTISTVSFLALVTSYTVILVSLRKQSAEGRRKALSTCTAHFTVVVLLFGPCIFIYTRPDTSFSIDKVVAVFYTVITPLLNPLIYTLRNEEVKNSMKQLRQHQVFTKAYT